The following proteins are encoded in a genomic region of Arcobacter cloacae:
- a CDS encoding transglutaminase family protein — translation MIYEIYHETTFDYDALVTFSHNIARLKPKDFTTQKLLEYSLKIEPTPYEMSEFVDYFENTNNFMLIREAHTSLKVVATSKVHRVEEEINRQIENLKNVSITVGEAKQRLNKYYKDDVLAKLFLFETESIPMPSNEIKAYALESFEENRNLFEATNEFMGRIFNDFSFVSGFTDITTPIETVFKEKKGVCQDFAQFAISALRSIGIPTRYVSGYIQTIPAEGKEKLFGADASHAWFSVYIPTFGWACFDPTNNKIPNEEYIILGYGRDYLDIAPLKGVVQSSGGSNLKVKVNVEAIKE, via the coding sequence ATGATTTATGAAATATACCACGAAACAACCTTTGATTATGATGCACTAGTGACTTTTAGTCACAATATTGCAAGACTTAAACCAAAAGATTTTACTACTCAAAAGCTTTTAGAATATTCACTAAAAATAGAACCAACTCCTTATGAAATGAGTGAATTTGTAGATTATTTTGAAAATACAAATAATTTTATGTTAATTAGAGAAGCTCACACTTCTTTAAAAGTAGTTGCCACTTCAAAAGTTCACAGAGTTGAAGAAGAGATAAATAGACAAATTGAAAATTTAAAAAATGTCTCTATTACTGTTGGTGAAGCAAAACAAAGATTAAATAAATACTACAAAGATGATGTTTTAGCAAAACTATTTTTATTTGAGACAGAGTCTATTCCAATGCCTTCAAATGAGATAAAAGCTTATGCTTTAGAATCATTTGAAGAAAATAGAAATCTTTTTGAAGCAACAAATGAATTTATGGGAAGAATTTTTAATGACTTTAGTTTTGTTTCTGGATTTACAGATATTACAACTCCAATAGAAACCGTTTTTAAAGAGAAAAAAGGAGTTTGTCAAGATTTTGCGCAATTTGCAATATCAGCCCTTAGAAGTATTGGAATTCCTACGCGTTATGTAAGTGGATATATTCAAACTATTCCTGCTGAAGGGAAAGAGAAACTATTTGGTGCAGATGCATCTCATGCTTGGTTTTCTGTTTATATTCCAACTTTTGGTTGGGCTTGTTTTGACCCAACAAACAATAAAATCCCAAATGAAGAGTATATTATCTTAGGATATGGAAGAGATTATTTAGATATTGCACCTTTAAAAGGTGTAGTTCAAAGTAGTGGTGGAAGTAATTTAAAAGTAAAAGTTAATGTTGAAGCAATAAAAGAATAA
- the cysW gene encoding sulfate ABC transporter permease subunit CysW: MKTRSNSQTSLDESKVVKYLLIGTAITFLMVMLVIPLITIFAEAFRKGVEAYFISFEDEYVLQAIKLTLITAAIAVPLNLVFGVCASWAIAKYSFFGKSFLITLIDLPFAVSPVISGFVYILLFGAQGWFGSWLIENDVQIIFAVPGIVLATIFVTFPFVARELIPLMQEQGNDEEQAALLLGASGFQTFWKVTLPNIKWGLLYGVILCNARAMGEFGAVSVVSGHIQGVTNTMPLQVEILYNEYNFVAAFAVSTLLAILALLTLVLKYILEWKVARELKKLKNEE; this comes from the coding sequence ATGAAAACACGAAGTAATTCACAAACATCACTAGATGAATCAAAAGTTGTAAAATATTTATTAATAGGAACAGCTATAACATTTTTAATGGTTATGTTAGTTATTCCTTTGATTACAATATTTGCAGAAGCCTTTAGAAAAGGTGTTGAAGCTTATTTTATCTCTTTTGAAGATGAATATGTTTTACAAGCAATAAAACTAACATTAATAACAGCAGCCATTGCAGTTCCTTTAAATTTAGTTTTTGGAGTATGTGCCTCTTGGGCGATAGCGAAATATTCGTTTTTTGGAAAAAGTTTTTTAATCACTTTGATTGATTTACCTTTTGCGGTAAGTCCAGTAATTTCAGGATTTGTTTATATTTTATTATTTGGAGCGCAAGGTTGGTTTGGTTCTTGGTTAATTGAAAATGATGTTCAGATTATTTTTGCCGTTCCTGGAATTGTATTAGCAACTATTTTTGTAACTTTTCCTTTTGTAGCAAGAGAGCTAATTCCTTTGATGCAAGAACAAGGAAATGATGAAGAACAAGCAGCACTTCTTTTAGGAGCAAGTGGTTTTCAAACATTTTGGAAAGTAACACTTCCAAATATAAAATGGGGACTTCTATATGGAGTAATTTTATGTAATGCAAGAGCAATGGGAGAGTTTGGAGCAGTTTCAGTGGTTTCTGGACATATTCAAGGAGTAACAAACACAATGCCATTACAAGTTGAAATTTTATATAACGAATATAACTTTGTAGCCGCCTTTGCAGTTTCTACGCTTTTAGCCATACTTGCGCTTTTAACTTTGGTTCTAAAATATATTTTAGAGTGGAAAGTGGCAAGAGAATTAAAAAAATTAAAAAATGAAGAATAG
- a CDS encoding circularly permuted type 2 ATP-grasp protein, which yields MSIFDSCRLESSFDEVFDNECNIRPHWKEVIEGLENAGIKQLEQKQLEIDWRLEDNGVTYNIYNDPEGNNRRWNLDPIPLVLTQEEWDEVTKGLKQRAKLLNLIFKDLYTEQKLIKEGIIPAEIVFGHKSFIPEVFNFKNKDYYSLRFYASDISRGPDGKFWVINDRTQSPSGLGYAIENRLTMNSISNDLYPNIEIKKMAGFIEGYKNMLKTLSTSNQENPLIALLTPGPLNETYFEHAYLSSFLDLTLVQGEDLLVKNNHLWLKSLKGLRKVDTLIRRVDAQYCDPLELKNYSQLGVAGLVNVVREDNLSMINPIGVGILENIGLNPFMKNIASYLLNEELILPQIATWWCGQKKELDFVLENLKNLIVKKIDRTDNIEIYFGNKLNESQLLQLKEKIEKTPQYYVGQEIIDFSTTASFSKGKVEPRNTVIRAFSYLQNEEYNVLQGGLVRVSPSKDSLVVSNQKGGASKDLWILGKDEEFNSNNIFKNRVFIDSRLENISTKRAENLFWMGRYLSRAIITARMIRFNLKSMLNINRYDDNTNSKQTTKILNNALSHLTMCYPGFLDEELKSPLNEIISLIKDKNRVGTLSFSLTLLSNLNTNVKNLLTMEAWRIYEKMQKEWNIYLKREVLTNKDHINELDKLLIYLMAYKELIDESIFKEQGLILYDIGCKIEISQLLISKLRSLLTLKLDKLLEYDVLDSMLNSYESYNSYRAYYKSSLDLKNVLDFLLFNRKYPKSLIYITTQLLEDLKELPSEENNSNLSNFEEPIFKVFSMLTLMSTNKLLETKEDEYVYKELDGFLSTLSDLLSKTSEELTKTYFSHYNE from the coding sequence ATGTCAATTTTTGATAGTTGTAGATTAGAGTCATCATTTGATGAAGTATTTGATAATGAATGCAATATTAGACCCCATTGGAAAGAAGTAATAGAGGGTTTAGAAAATGCAGGAATTAAACAATTAGAACAAAAACAACTAGAAATAGACTGGCGTTTAGAAGATAACGGGGTTACTTATAATATCTATAATGACCCTGAAGGAAATAATAGAAGATGGAATTTAGATCCTATTCCTTTAGTTTTAACGCAAGAAGAATGGGATGAAGTAACAAAGGGTTTAAAACAAAGAGCAAAACTGTTAAATCTAATATTTAAAGATTTATACACTGAACAAAAACTGATAAAAGAAGGAATTATTCCAGCTGAGATTGTTTTTGGTCATAAAAGTTTTATTCCTGAAGTTTTTAATTTCAAAAATAAAGATTATTACTCTTTAAGATTTTATGCAAGTGATATTAGTCGTGGTCCTGATGGTAAGTTTTGGGTTATAAATGATAGAACTCAATCCCCTTCAGGTCTTGGATATGCTATTGAAAACAGACTTACAATGAACTCTATTTCTAATGATTTATATCCAAATATAGAGATAAAAAAGATGGCAGGATTTATAGAAGGGTATAAAAATATGCTAAAAACCCTATCTACTTCAAATCAAGAAAATCCTCTAATTGCTTTATTAACTCCAGGTCCACTAAATGAAACATATTTTGAACACGCCTATCTTAGCTCTTTTCTTGACTTGACACTTGTTCAAGGAGAAGATTTACTTGTAAAAAATAATCATCTTTGGCTTAAGAGTTTAAAAGGGTTAAGGAAAGTTGATACATTAATTAGAAGAGTTGATGCACAATATTGTGACCCTTTAGAATTAAAAAACTATTCACAATTGGGAGTTGCTGGACTTGTAAATGTAGTAAGAGAAGATAATTTATCTATGATAAATCCAATTGGAGTTGGTATTTTAGAAAATATTGGATTAAATCCTTTTATGAAAAATATTGCTAGCTATTTATTAAATGAAGAATTAATCCTTCCTCAAATAGCTACTTGGTGGTGTGGACAAAAAAAAGAATTAGATTTTGTTTTAGAAAATCTAAAAAATCTAATAGTAAAAAAAATAGATAGAACAGATAATATAGAGATATATTTTGGAAATAAACTAAATGAAAGCCAACTTTTACAACTTAAAGAAAAAATAGAAAAAACTCCTCAATATTATGTTGGTCAAGAAATCATTGATTTTTCAACAACAGCCTCTTTTTCTAAAGGAAAAGTAGAACCAAGAAATACAGTAATAAGAGCCTTTTCATATCTACAAAATGAAGAATACAATGTTTTACAAGGAGGACTTGTAAGAGTATCTCCTTCAAAAGATAGTTTAGTAGTTTCAAACCAAAAAGGTGGAGCTAGTAAGGATTTATGGATACTTGGAAAAGATGAAGAGTTTAATAGCAATAATATTTTTAAAAATAGAGTTTTTATAGATTCAAGATTAGAAAATATCTCTACAAAAAGGGCTGAAAACCTCTTTTGGATGGGAAGATATTTAAGTAGAGCAATTATAACAGCCCGAATGATAAGATTTAATTTAAAATCTATGCTAAATATAAATAGATATGATGATAATACAAACTCTAAGCAAACAACAAAAATCCTAAATAATGCACTAAGTCATCTTACTATGTGTTATCCTGGGTTTTTAGACGAAGAGTTGAAATCACCTTTAAATGAAATTATCTCACTAATAAAGGATAAAAATAGAGTTGGTACTCTCTCTTTTTCACTTACTTTATTATCGAACTTAAATACAAACGTAAAAAATCTTCTAACAATGGAAGCTTGGCGTATTTATGAAAAGATGCAAAAAGAGTGGAATATTTATCTAAAAAGAGAAGTTTTAACAAATAAAGACCACATAAATGAACTTGATAAATTATTGATTTATCTAATGGCTTATAAAGAGTTGATTGATGAAAGTATTTTTAAAGAGCAAGGATTGATTCTATATGATATTGGCTGTAAAATAGAGATTTCACAACTTCTAATCTCAAAATTAAGGTCTTTACTGACTTTAAAACTTGATAAACTTTTAGAGTATGATGTACTTGATTCTATGCTTAACTCTTATGAAAGTTATAACTCTTATAGGGCATATTATAAATCATCTTTAGATTTAAAAAACGTATTGGATTTTTTACTTTTTAACAGAAAATATCCAAAATCTTTGATTTATATTACAACACAACTTCTTGAAGATTTAAAAGAGTTACCAAGTGAAGAAAATAACTCTAATTTAAGTAATTTTGAAGAGCCTATATTTAAAGTATTTTCAATGCTTACACTTATGAGTACAAATAAACTTTTAGAGACTAAAGAAGATGAATATGTATATAAAGAACTAGATGGATTTTTATCAACACTTTCAGACTTATTAAGCAAAACTTCTGAAGAGTTAACTAAAACATACTTTTCACACTATAACGAGTAA
- a CDS encoding sulfate/molybdate ABC transporter ATP-binding protein yields MKIEVKNLTKYFGNFVALDNINLEIVPGELLALLGPSGSGKTTLLRMIAGLETVEDTDKGEILFNNIDVAKKDIGDRDIGFVFQHYALFKHMTVFENIAFGLRVKPKKERLSNDEINKKVTKLLQLIQLDGFANRFPWQLSGGQRQRVALARALAVEPKVLLLDEPFGALDAKVRADLRKWLKELQEELGITTVLVTHDQEEALEVADRIVVISKGKIEQVGTPEEVFHNPANEFVINFLGNVNLFHGREEDGRLNIDSSLENEDNNSKFLIRPHELEIVSVNNEDAILQAKVRYVQLAGSQVKVELTHLENETRTVLVEISHYEFKEKNIKKGDIVGIRPRALRTFEDGAGI; encoded by the coding sequence ATGAAAATAGAAGTAAAAAATTTAACAAAATATTTTGGAAACTTTGTAGCCCTTGATAATATAAATTTAGAGATAGTTCCAGGTGAGTTATTGGCACTTTTAGGACCATCAGGAAGTGGAAAAACGACACTTTTAAGAATGATAGCAGGACTTGAAACAGTTGAAGATACAGATAAAGGTGAAATTTTATTTAATAATATCGATGTTGCAAAAAAAGATATAGGTGATAGGGATATAGGATTTGTATTCCAACATTACGCACTTTTTAAACACATGACAGTTTTTGAAAACATCGCTTTTGGTCTTAGAGTAAAACCAAAAAAAGAGAGATTATCAAATGATGAAATCAATAAAAAAGTTACAAAACTTTTACAACTTATCCAACTTGATGGATTTGCAAATAGATTTCCTTGGCAACTTTCAGGAGGGCAGCGACAAAGGGTTGCATTAGCTAGAGCATTAGCAGTTGAGCCAAAAGTTTTATTACTTGATGAACCATTTGGTGCTTTAGATGCAAAGGTTAGAGCAGATTTGAGAAAATGGTTAAAAGAGCTTCAAGAAGAGTTAGGAATTACAACTGTTTTAGTAACCCATGACCAAGAAGAAGCTTTAGAAGTTGCTGATAGAATAGTAGTTATAAGTAAGGGAAAAATAGAGCAAGTAGGAACTCCTGAAGAGGTATTTCATAATCCTGCAAATGAGTTTGTAATTAACTTTTTAGGAAATGTAAACTTATTTCATGGAAGAGAGGAAGATGGAAGATTAAATATCGATTCATCTTTAGAAAATGAAGATAATAACTCTAAATTTTTAATCAGACCACATGAATTAGAGATAGTTTCTGTAAATAATGAAGATGCAATTTTACAAGCAAAAGTAAGATATGTTCAACTTGCAGGTTCACAAGTAAAAGTAGAATTAACACATTTAGAAAATGAAACAAGAACAGTTTTAGTTGAGATTTCACACTATGAATTTAAAGAAAAGAATATTAAAAAAGGTGATATTGTTGGAATTCGTCCAAGAGCTTTAAGAACATTTGAAGATGGTGCGGGAATTTAA
- the cysT gene encoding sulfate ABC transporter permease subunit CysT has protein sequence MRLNFGILKRQKSPIPGFGLTMGYTVFYLSIIVIIPLIALFTEAFSLGWDAFISATTDPRVVASYKLTFITSLIAALVNTFFGLIVAWCLVRYTFWGKRVFDAIVDLPFALPTAVSGIALTTLYSSQGWFGQYLEPLGIKIVFTPIGITIALIFIGLPFVVRTIQPALEEIQIEQEEASASLGATRWQTFYKVILPTIFPALLTGFALSFARALGEYGSVVFIAGNMPFKTEISTLLIITKLEQYDFAGATAIAVVMLVISFVMLLLINILQRWSSRRRGMEAI, from the coding sequence ATGAGACTTAATTTTGGAATATTAAAAAGACAAAAATCCCCAATACCAGGATTTGGTCTTACGATGGGATATACAGTTTTTTATCTAAGTATAATTGTAATTATCCCTTTAATTGCACTTTTTACTGAGGCTTTTAGTTTAGGATGGGATGCATTTATTAGTGCTACAACAGACCCAAGAGTGGTTGCTAGTTATAAATTAACATTTATAACATCATTAATAGCAGCACTTGTAAATACTTTTTTTGGGCTAATAGTTGCTTGGTGTTTAGTTCGATATACCTTTTGGGGAAAAAGAGTTTTTGATGCGATTGTTGATTTGCCTTTTGCTCTTCCTACTGCTGTTTCAGGAATTGCCCTTACAACTTTGTATTCAAGTCAGGGTTGGTTTGGACAATATTTAGAACCTTTAGGGATTAAGATTGTGTTTACTCCTATTGGAATTACAATTGCTTTGATTTTTATAGGACTTCCTTTTGTGGTTCGAACTATTCAACCTGCACTTGAAGAGATTCAAATAGAACAAGAGGAAGCTAGTGCCTCTTTGGGAGCAACAAGATGGCAAACATTTTATAAAGTGATACTTCCTACAATTTTTCCAGCACTTTTAACTGGATTTGCTTTGTCATTTGCTAGAGCTTTAGGTGAATATGGTTCGGTTGTTTTTATCGCTGGAAATATGCCATTTAAAACAGAGATTAGTACACTTTTGATTATTACAAAACTTGAACAATATGATTTTGCAGGTGCAACAGCAATCGCAGTTGTAATGTTAGTAATCTCTTTTGTGATGTTGTTATTAATAAATATACTTCAAAGATGGAGTTCAAGAAGAAGAGGAATGGAGGCAATATGA
- a CDS encoding sulfate ABC transporter substrate-binding protein: MKIKNLIVATLVAPILAIASETYDFKKESEKKSIEILNVSYDPTREFYTDYNKEFTTYWKEKTGQNLKVKQSHGGAGKQARAVIDGLKADVITLALAYDIDKISQSTNLFPQDWQARLENNSSPYTSTIVFLVRKGNPKGIKDWNDLVKEGVEVITPNPKTSGGARWNYLAAYAYAIKQELGDINNIDRNSEKFKEADIKALEFVKKVYKNVPVLDSGARGATNTFVQRKIGDVLLAWENEAFLAINELGKDQFEIVVPTVSILAEPPVSVVDENAKKRATYNVSKEYLEYLYSPIGQKLAAKHYYRPAKPELVNQEDLKIFPNLELLKINDIFGSWQDAQKNHFDDGGSFDLIYK; encoded by the coding sequence ATGAAAATAAAAAATTTAATAGTAGCTACATTAGTAGCTCCAATTCTTGCAATTGCAAGTGAAACTTATGATTTCAAAAAAGAGAGTGAAAAAAAATCTATAGAGATTTTAAATGTATCTTATGACCCAACAAGGGAGTTTTATACAGATTATAATAAAGAGTTTACTACATATTGGAAAGAAAAAACAGGTCAAAATCTAAAAGTAAAACAGTCTCATGGAGGAGCTGGAAAACAAGCACGAGCGGTGATTGATGGATTAAAAGCAGATGTTATTACTTTAGCTTTGGCTTATGATATTGATAAAATTTCACAAAGTACAAATCTATTTCCCCAAGATTGGCAAGCAAGATTAGAAAATAATTCATCACCATATACTTCTACAATTGTATTTTTAGTAAGAAAGGGAAATCCAAAAGGTATTAAAGATTGGAATGATTTAGTAAAAGAAGGAGTTGAAGTAATTACTCCAAATCCTAAAACTTCAGGAGGTGCAAGATGGAACTATTTAGCAGCTTATGCCTATGCAATAAAACAAGAATTGGGAGATATTAATAATATTGATAGAAACTCTGAAAAGTTCAAAGAAGCAGATATTAAAGCTTTAGAATTTGTAAAAAAAGTGTATAAAAATGTTCCAGTTCTTGACTCAGGCGCAAGGGGAGCTACAAATACTTTTGTTCAAAGAAAAATTGGAGATGTTTTACTTGCTTGGGAAAATGAAGCTTTTTTAGCAATTAATGAGTTAGGAAAAGACCAATTTGAAATAGTTGTACCAACTGTATCAATTTTGGCTGAGCCACCTGTAAGTGTTGTTGATGAAAATGCTAAAAAAAGAGCAACTTATAATGTTTCAAAAGAGTATTTAGAGTATCTGTATTCACCTATAGGACAAAAACTAGCAGCAAAGCACTATTATAGACCAGCAAAACCTGAATTGGTAAATCAAGAAGATTTAAAAATTTTCCCAAATCTTGAACTTTTAAAAATAAATGATATTTTTGGAAGTTGGCAAGATGCACAAAAAAACCATTTTGACGATGGTGGAAGTTTTGATTTAATTTATAAATAA
- a CDS encoding DUF2126 domain-containing protein: MSLKVVISHKTHYKYDKYISLSPHIIRLRPAPHSRTPIEAYSLKIKPDGHFLNWQQDPFGNYLARLVFPEKTKEFCVDVEIIADMITINPFDFFVEDSAKNFPFEYKKDLKKELKPYLKIEEKNKILKDFINSIDKKPKPIIDFLVEINQKINQHLNYTVRLEPGVQTCKTTLDKKLGSCRDFAWLFVQVLRHLGLAARFVSGYLVQLTADVKSLDGPSGPEADFTDLHAWTEVYIPGAGWIGLDSTSGLFAGEGHIPLACTPHYNSAHAIEGFSDKCETEFDYENTVTRIFESPRVTKPYKDEQWEAIYNLGFKVDEDLVKNDVRLTMGGEPTFVSIDDMESAQWNSEADGEHKRELANNLARRLLQTNTNGGLLHHAQGKWYPGEPLPRWQTTVFWRKDKKPVWKNPDLLADMNKNYDYTITDAKKFISTLSLILGISDENIIPAFEDPIYYIMKEAELPIDIDPLKYDLKDPLERKTIAQKLTYGLNNEVGYVLPVSFGFTKWITSKWEFRRGHLFLGAGNSPIGLRLPLESLIVKPQIELEQDFEPDLFASYPALGDYISAVEKRAKKMSKKTTLKNKYNAFVRTALSVEIRDNKLCVFLPPIEKTEVFLDLIASIEETAKQLDLAVIIEGYEPPHDLRTDRIKVTPDPGVIEVNIQPASSWKELSDNLLCLYEDARLCRLGTEKFMIDGRHTGTGGGNHVTIGAMEPSDSPLLRNPQLLRSLITFWQHHPGLSYLFSGAFIGPTSQAPRVDEGRVENLYELEIAFSQIPESGDVPYWLTDRLFRHMLTDITGNTHRSEFCIDKLYSPDSSTGRLGILELRAFDMPPHSQMALLQMLLVRALVSCFWKRPYKHNLIRWGTRLHDKFLLEHYVKEDLRSVVEYLNDEGYEFKLDWFDPFFEFRFPLYGMTMINGMHVEIRSAIEPWHVLGEESGSQGTARYVDSSLERLQIKIKDFNEERYVVTCNGVQVPLTKTDIEGEYVSGVRYKAWQPWSALHPTIKVDTPLTFDIIDKWNTRSIGGFNYFVTHPGGRSYDTFPVNSYEAESRRINRYWDFNHSQGEVTPIEPKITGEANSVFAIEANRKVTSRTGSKKLFFHEMPKNKEYPHTLDLRQRWIKN, encoded by the coding sequence ATGTCTTTAAAAGTAGTAATTTCTCACAAAACCCATTATAAATACGATAAATATATTTCATTGTCACCACATATAATCAGATTACGTCCAGCTCCTCATAGTAGAACTCCAATAGAAGCTTACTCTTTAAAAATCAAACCTGATGGTCATTTTTTAAACTGGCAACAAGACCCTTTTGGAAACTATCTTGCAAGACTTGTATTTCCTGAAAAAACAAAAGAGTTTTGCGTTGATGTTGAAATCATTGCTGATATGATTACCATTAATCCCTTTGATTTTTTTGTTGAAGATAGTGCAAAAAATTTTCCTTTTGAATATAAAAAAGATTTAAAAAAAGAGTTAAAACCATATTTAAAAATAGAAGAAAAAAATAAAATATTAAAAGATTTTATAAATAGTATTGATAAAAAACCAAAACCAATAATTGATTTTTTAGTTGAAATAAACCAAAAAATCAATCAACATTTAAACTATACAGTAAGACTAGAACCAGGTGTTCAAACTTGTAAAACTACTTTAGATAAAAAACTTGGAAGTTGTAGAGATTTTGCTTGGTTATTTGTACAAGTCTTAAGACATCTTGGACTTGCTGCTAGATTTGTATCTGGATATTTAGTTCAATTAACAGCAGATGTAAAATCTCTTGATGGTCCAAGTGGTCCTGAGGCTGACTTTACGGATTTACATGCTTGGACAGAGGTTTATATTCCAGGTGCAGGATGGATTGGACTTGATAGTACAAGTGGACTTTTTGCAGGAGAAGGTCATATTCCACTTGCTTGTACACCACACTATAACTCTGCTCACGCTATTGAAGGATTTAGTGATAAATGTGAAACAGAGTTTGATTACGAAAATACAGTTACAAGAATTTTTGAATCACCAAGAGTTACAAAACCTTATAAAGATGAGCAATGGGAAGCTATTTATAATTTAGGTTTCAAAGTTGATGAAGATTTAGTAAAAAATGATGTTCGTTTGACTATGGGAGGAGAGCCTACTTTTGTATCTATTGATGATATGGAATCAGCTCAATGGAATAGTGAAGCAGATGGAGAACATAAAAGAGAATTAGCAAATAATCTTGCAAGAAGACTCCTTCAAACAAATACAAATGGTGGATTATTGCACCATGCTCAAGGAAAATGGTATCCAGGAGAGCCACTTCCTAGATGGCAAACAACTGTTTTTTGGAGAAAAGATAAAAAACCTGTTTGGAAGAATCCAGATTTATTAGCTGATATGAATAAAAATTATGATTACACTATAACTGATGCAAAAAAATTCATTTCAACTCTATCTTTAATTTTAGGAATTAGTGATGAAAATATAATTCCTGCTTTTGAAGACCCTATTTATTATATTATGAAAGAAGCAGAACTTCCTATTGATATTGACCCTTTAAAATATGATTTAAAAGACCCACTTGAAAGAAAAACTATTGCTCAAAAATTAACTTATGGATTAAATAATGAAGTGGGATACGTTCTTCCTGTTAGTTTTGGATTTACAAAATGGATTACTTCAAAATGGGAATTTAGACGTGGACATCTATTTTTAGGAGCAGGAAACTCTCCTATTGGACTTAGACTTCCACTTGAATCACTTATTGTTAAACCTCAAATTGAATTAGAACAAGATTTTGAACCTGATTTATTTGCTTCTTATCCTGCACTTGGAGATTATATTAGTGCTGTTGAAAAACGTGCTAAAAAAATGAGCAAAAAAACTACTTTAAAAAATAAATATAATGCTTTTGTAAGAACAGCTTTAAGTGTTGAAATAAGAGATAACAAACTTTGTGTATTTCTTCCTCCTATTGAAAAAACAGAAGTATTTTTGGATTTAATTGCCTCTATTGAAGAAACAGCAAAACAATTAGATTTAGCTGTTATTATTGAAGGTTATGAACCTCCTCATGATTTAAGAACGGATAGAATCAAAGTAACACCAGACCCAGGAGTAATTGAAGTAAATATCCAACCAGCAAGTTCATGGAAAGAGTTAAGTGATAACCTACTTTGTCTTTATGAAGATGCAAGATTATGTAGACTAGGAACTGAAAAGTTTATGATAGATGGAAGACACACAGGAACAGGTGGTGGTAACCACGTAACTATTGGAGCTATGGAACCAAGTGATTCACCACTATTGAGAAATCCTCAATTGCTTAGAAGTTTAATCACATTTTGGCAACATCACCCAGGACTTTCATATTTGTTTAGTGGAGCATTTATAGGACCAACTTCTCAAGCACCAAGAGTTGATGAAGGAAGAGTTGAAAATCTATATGAACTAGAAATTGCTTTTTCTCAAATACCTGAAAGTGGAGATGTTCCATATTGGCTAACAGATAGATTATTTAGACATATGCTCACAGATATTACAGGAAATACTCATAGAAGTGAGTTTTGTATAGATAAACTCTATTCACCTGATAGTAGTACAGGAAGATTAGGTATTTTAGAACTTCGAGCTTTTGATATGCCACCACATTCACAAATGGCACTTTTACAAATGTTATTAGTTCGAGCTTTAGTTTCTTGTTTTTGGAAAAGACCATATAAACATAACTTAATTAGATGGGGAACAAGACTTCATGATAAATTTTTACTAGAACACTATGTAAAAGAGGATTTAAGAAGTGTAGTTGAATATTTAAATGATGAAGGCTATGAGTTTAAACTAGATTGGTTTGACCCATTTTTTGAATTTAGATTCCCATTATATGGAATGACTATGATAAATGGAATGCATGTTGAAATAAGATCAGCAATTGAGCCTTGGCATGTTTTAGGAGAAGAGTCAGGAAGCCAAGGAACAGCTAGATATGTAGACTCTTCACTTGAAAGACTACAAATAAAAATAAAAGATTTTAATGAAGAAAGATATGTAGTAACTTGTAATGGCGTTCAAGTTCCTCTTACAAAAACTGACATAGAAGGAGAGTATGTAAGTGGTGTTAGATACAAAGCTTGGCAACCTTGGTCAGCTCTTCATCCAACCATTAAAGTAGATACACCTTTAACTTTTGATATAATAGACAAATGGAATACAAGATCAATTGGTGGATTTAACTATTTTGTTACACATCCAGGTGGAAGAAGTTATGATACTTTCCCTGTAAATTCATATGAAGCAGAATCAAGAAGAATAAACAGATATTGGGATTTTAATCACTCTCAAGGGGAAGTTACACCAATTGAACCAAAAATAACTGGCGAAGCAAACTCTGTATTTGCTATTGAAGCAAATAGAAAAGTTACAAGTAGAACGGGAAGTAAAAAACTATTCTTCCATGAAATGCCAAAAAATAAAGAGTATCCTCATACATTAGATTTAAGACAAAGGTGGATAAAAAATTAG